One part of the Cellvibrionales bacterium genome encodes these proteins:
- a CDS encoding DUF1631 family protein, with protein sequence MSSALPHKLQKIFEQTAALVLPTAIRAGGPVLVTMKREDGEPTPDKRGMFIQQFKRCLTEQFAQTAKKPDDKNEAAAKKMPNTREAMEERISKYSLVDSEQLEVQLLIDRLCNALQVEHQFDADCLAMRLERMAGITIERSNNPLCTKHLTNVFLQCCDVLQPTKMARDAAMTNWGKALKEAYPQWLKQLNQLLIKQHILPRLDLDDISRRYEKKNQDKAREMRKNLIEDITGKPQDADSEVSSAELMRSLNALVANAAVANPELNKHIVTGTAGGTIATKADVFDAISNVSSAAQINTETGYRELPDNIPTLAEKVALLPEMQAKALDSQTQNAISLLSMMFDRLQSEEQIAAPIKPLIDELQIPILKVAVQDQDFFSNPDNPAQELINEIAQVGTQWTPKQNINKDPFYKKISSFVDDISASAESIENHEGFFEEKLITLKDFLEREKQRSALLEERIIQAESMKARTESARETAEKIILKKVIRHNAKPNTANFLQEYWQHVLFFYINRDEDYVSDEQQQARKVIDDLLIFKTETLSTSFDKVCDSALWHLHHMGLALTEQETTLANLRNEFNSAQQEIKDEQAAAAEAATKKAEQEQAAARAAAELTSSVSSILARTETETAPHQNQRQ encoded by the coding sequence ATGAGCTCAGCACTGCCACATAAACTGCAAAAAATCTTTGAACAAACAGCCGCATTGGTTTTACCCACCGCCATCCGTGCAGGTGGTCCTGTGTTAGTTACCATGAAGCGCGAGGATGGCGAGCCAACACCAGACAAACGCGGCATGTTCATCCAGCAATTCAAGCGCTGTTTAACAGAGCAATTTGCACAGACCGCGAAAAAACCAGACGATAAAAACGAAGCAGCGGCAAAAAAAATGCCGAACACCCGCGAAGCCATGGAAGAACGCATTAGCAAGTATTCGCTGGTTGATTCTGAACAACTTGAAGTGCAACTACTTATTGATCGCCTTTGCAACGCGCTGCAAGTAGAACATCAGTTCGATGCCGACTGTCTTGCCATGCGGCTAGAGCGCATGGCGGGTATCACCATTGAGCGCAGCAATAATCCGTTATGCACCAAACACCTCACCAATGTTTTCCTTCAATGCTGTGATGTCTTGCAGCCCACTAAAATGGCGCGTGATGCCGCCATGACCAACTGGGGCAAAGCCTTAAAAGAGGCCTACCCACAATGGCTAAAACAACTTAATCAATTATTGATCAAGCAACATATTTTGCCGCGCTTGGATTTGGACGACATCAGCCGTCGTTACGAGAAAAAGAATCAAGACAAAGCGCGTGAAATGCGCAAAAACCTGATTGAAGATATTACAGGCAAACCACAAGACGCAGACAGTGAAGTCAGCAGTGCCGAATTGATGCGTTCACTTAACGCCTTGGTTGCCAATGCTGCCGTCGCCAACCCTGAATTAAATAAACACATTGTCACCGGCACGGCGGGCGGAACCATCGCCACAAAAGCCGATGTTTTTGACGCTATCAGCAATGTTTCTAGTGCAGCACAAATCAATACCGAAACGGGTTATCGCGAACTACCAGACAACATTCCTACACTGGCAGAAAAAGTAGCTCTACTACCTGAGATGCAAGCCAAGGCACTAGACAGCCAAACACAAAACGCCATTTCCCTGCTATCCATGATGTTTGACCGCCTGCAAAGTGAGGAGCAAATTGCCGCCCCTATCAAACCGCTGATCGATGAACTGCAAATTCCTATTCTTAAAGTAGCGGTACAAGATCAAGACTTTTTTTCTAATCCGGACAACCCAGCTCAAGAACTGATCAACGAAATTGCGCAAGTTGGAACACAATGGACGCCCAAGCAAAATATAAACAAAGATCCGTTCTATAAAAAAATATCGTCCTTTGTCGACGACATCAGCGCATCCGCTGAATCCATAGAAAATCACGAAGGTTTTTTTGAAGAAAAGCTGATCACACTGAAAGATTTCTTAGAGCGAGAGAAACAACGCTCCGCACTCTTGGAAGAAAGAATTATCCAAGCGGAGTCCATGAAAGCACGCACAGAGTCTGCGCGCGAAACAGCAGAAAAAATTATTCTTAAAAAAGTTATTCGCCACAACGCCAAACCCAACACCGCTAATTTTTTACAAGAATATTGGCAGCATGTTTTATTCTTTTATATCAATCGCGACGAAGACTATGTATCCGACGAACAGCAACAGGCGCGAAAAGTCATTGATGACCTGCTGATTTTCAAGACAGAAACACTCAGTACATCATTCGACAAAGTATGCGATTCAGCACTATGGCACCTGCACCATATGGGCCTAGCACTGACCGAGCAAGAAACAACCCTAGCCAATCTGCGCAATGAATTTAATTCTGCGCAACAAGAGATTAAAGACGAGCAAGCGGCGGCAGCAGAAGCCGCCACAAAAAAAGCCGAGCAAGAACAGGCAGCAGCTCGAGCGGCAGCCGAACTGACCAGCTCTGTCAGCAGCATATTAGCGCGCACAGAAACAGAAACAGCACCACACCAGAATCAGCGCCAATAA